The genome window TATCAATTATTAACACCCTCCCGCATTTCCTTGCAAATATAACCAAAGTAAATCAAAACAAAATAACAAGATTGGTTTTAAAGTACTTTTCCAGGATTGATGAATGAAGGGGTTGAAGACATACCAAGTAAAAACAAGACAAGCCATTGATAGTTGCCTACTTGGGGGTGCTTTCTTAATATCATCAGTAGCGCAAACGCTGCAACCTCCAAGAAGATTGGCAAGAACATGTGCTATTGCAAGAAGACAAGTTGCAGCTACACCTAGTACAAATGCATCATGACTTGGCTCTTTACACTCGAACAACCATAACCTCAGGTGCTTTTCCTGTTTCAATATCCACAAAACAATAACAAAACCTGAGTTATATATActgataatataaatatttatttactaTCACAGTAATTTTATCGATGTTATTTTTCAAATAACTAGTTTCGCTTATTGTGGACAGTTACATGTAGTAAATCTGATGGTATAAAAGTTCTTTTATTATATCAGTGTGAAGAAGTTAAACTCAAAACAGAATCAGATACGATCAAACACAAATTTTTCTATGGGGGTTTGAGGATGTGTCATGCTTGCATTGCTGTTTGGAGGAGATATACCTGGTTTTGAGCTGCTTCTGCTTTGATTCCAAGAATCCCAGCTATCGCGTCTAAGGCCACAATCAGTAAGCATGCAAAAATACCAAACATCTTAGCCATTTTTTCATAAACTTCTAGGACCTTCAAACAAAAAGAAGGCAAGGACTTTCAACAGGAAAAATGTAGTATGTTTTCAGGGTTAGTCCCTCTCTTTAGTTCTGGGATGTGAAAAGAGTAAAAGCAATTTGATACAACTCTATTTACATTAGATATACCTTAGTATAAATAGTAAGATCTATTGAAATGGGTTCTTAGTAATGGTATAAAACATAATAATACCAAAGTGTATCTGTAGCTTTTAAGAAAAGCTTCTTTTGTCCATACAATGCTAGCTTTGTTTGTGCTTTTTTGCCTACTTTTTCCTTCTGTTGGGATTCCCTATATTGCATACAAAAAAAGTTGGGTATAAACCAGCTAAGGAGTAAAGAATAATGTGGCTTAGGCATCTATCAATTAATGAAATGTAAATCGGTGTGTTTCCATTTGCTTTTTTTACTTTGAAATTAAGGTACACAGAAAATTACTTTACCCTCCACACCTCAGAATTGGTAAATTTATCTAATTTTGATTTAGGACAAACTCAAATCACGATTCATTTCAttctttattttgaatttatgaaaaCATGTCATTTGAAATCTTAGAGATCTGAATTCTATTAATTTTAAATCTTCTAGTATTAAAGTATAAATCCCTCCTACTGAATAAACTCCAAGTACATTACTTGAAAACCATTTTCtttaaatcctaaatttctaGTAATATTTATAATTTCATCTAAATTACTCAATTTCATAAGCttatattaataaaataatacgATCACGATGCTAGAGAAAAGGAAAGGATCGAAAGGGAGAAAAGAAGATCTACAAGAATATTTTAAGTAGTTTGCACAAGCTAGCATCAGTGTTCCTTGAGCAAGAAGCAAGAATCTATAGGCTTTCATACAACTAAAAAGCCAGTTCCCCACAAGATTAGACAGTACGAGAAGCCACTTTTTGCTCATtagacaagaggggttgctctgatggtaagcaacctccacttccaaccaagaagttatgagttcgagtcaccccaagagcaaggtgggagttcttggagggaaggatgccgagggtctattggaaacagcctctctacctcagggtaagagtaaggtctgcgtacacactaccctccccagaccccactagtgggattatactgggttgttgttgttgttgtattgtatACATATAATGACTatggaaaaaaattattttgtttaGATATTGACATTTTGGAGGATTCAATACGAGTGGCatcattttggagagtccgcaACATAGATCTATATAATCGCACCAACCACTGAAACTAAAAATAGTCAgctatgtataatatatgtataatgcTTATATAATACATATAATCgtgtataattaatatatatcagctagaaaaattaaatattaaatctGGTCAGTTATTTATGTAAAGATCCATATTGGAACCAAATTGTCAAAATGGCATGATATAGCCATTTTTACGGGTGGTTATTGAAAGATAGTATGTGcttgcaaagttattgaaaagTAGTCACCGTTTAATACGGAGATAAAATTTGGACAAAAGTAAATatgaaaagttccagcataatatgttggattatGGAACTCCTGCGTATAAACTTTTAGTATTTTCTATTGGAGCTCCATCGCATTATGAATCCCAGTATAATTGTGTTGAAatttcatatgtaaaaaatttgaaTTCCAACATGTTATGCTGGAATTTTTACGGATTTTTCAGGGCATTTTTGTTCGGATTTTATTTTCACATGAAAAAGTCGCTAAATTtcgattaattttaaaactatgACTAATTTTCAATTGGCTATCGTAAATCTGGCTATTTCTAATTCCCAACCAAATTGGGTCAGATATAAAATTGGAACTTACTTTGTGCACATGCTAGAATTTCGGCAATTGATTGGATCTTCTACCAGAGTACCATGTCTAGACACAACAAATTCTAGACACAGTCCATAACAATCAACAAAGTATCACACCCTGAACCTGAGCCTGGACGTAACACGGCACTCGGTGCCTAACTACATGTGATATAGCGAACCAACTGGTTGActaaatcaacatgtgatatcataacatattgaatgcggaagataaactagcacatgctgatatactgaaagtctgaatgatataaatcaaaaaGCAGAAACACTAATATAATTCTGAAACATATATGTAGCaaacattgcttaacatgaaaagcttGCGACTCTatctaactgttactctagtctatgaagcctctaatgaagtactgaaaacacTGACTGTCTGAAAATACTGAAGGACTGCAAAGTAATGATAATGTCCCGAAAGAACTGGGGCTCACCGAATaactggtacgagaatcctagcacTCTGAATCATCAACTTGTAAATTATTGCCTGCATCGTGGGCCTCgggcaaaagagacgtcagtacatttgaattgcactggtatctaaagcaactaaaagaaagaactgtaaatgTTGAAACTGAAACTGAGCTGATACTAGcgaactgataactgaaatgataaccgTTGAAACTGAAACTGCATTGATAACTGATAActtataactgataactgaaatgataactgataattgaaatgataactgataactgaacaaaggaagtaaggatatgaatactccctcttctgaatgatgaacaacttgtttatctgaataaactaTAGCCtcgggcccaatatatatgtgtaCAAGTTACGGTCtcaggcccaagtatacgtatacataactacggcctcaggcccaaaaatacataaagcataaactacgtcctcaggcccaaacatgc of Nicotiana tomentosiformis chromosome 7, ASM39032v3, whole genome shotgun sequence contains these proteins:
- the LOC104115554 gene encoding protein VASCULATURE COMPLEXITY AND CONNECTIVITY-like; protein product: MAKMFGIFACLLIVALDAIAGILGIKAEAAQNQEKHLRLWLFECKEPSHDAFVLGVAATCLLAIAHVLANLLGGCSVCATDDIKKAPPSRQLSMACLVFTWIIMAIAMGLLVIGTMANNKSRASCGFSHHHFFSIGGILCFVHAIFSVAYFTTASMILAP